One genomic region from Quercus robur chromosome 4, dhQueRobu3.1, whole genome shotgun sequence encodes:
- the LOC126720328 gene encoding organic cation/carnitine transporter 3-like isoform X2, translating to MADSTPLLSQPNSVKSESTPPLEKHHPSLDSTIERCIGDFGWAQFLQALLVSIAWIFDAQQTFISVFTDAHPAWHCTSNQLDCNSVSNICNLPKNSWAWDFPAYTSIISEWNLECAASIITGLPASSFFLGCLVGGLVLATLADSSLGRKNMLFLSCLTMSLSSLLTVFSTNIWVYSALRLVCGFFRATIGTSALVLTIELVGKRWRGQVGVIGFFCFTIGFLSLPAIAYLNRISSWRSLYLWTSIPGILYSLLVHFFVCESPRWLLVRGRKEEAVATLKSIAPPSHSWSFSEVSFEQEMSNNGNVYSTIKMLVQKRWAFRRLLLVMVIGFGVGMVYYGMPLGVGNLSFNLYLSVTLNALSEIPSSMFIILFIGKLNRKISVLAFTTLSGIFSIMCALKGEVWTRLQIGLELISFFSACTAFGILLIFTIELFPTCVRNSATSLVRQAIVFGGVFSPMLVAAERRDGISSYVVFGLVIGCCGLFAACLPETRGRALFDTMDEEEHKEKSACNGVGDVLA from the coding sequence CATCCATCTCTTGATTCCACCATTGAAAGGTGTATAGGAGATTTTGGATGGGCCCAATTCCTCCAAGCACTACTTGTATCTATTGCATGGATATTTGATGCACAACAAACATTCATTAGTGTCTTCACTGATGCACACCCGGCATGGCACTGTACTTCTAATCAACTTGATTGTAACTCAGTCTCCAATATTTGCAATCTTCCGAAGAATTCATGGGCATGGGATTTTCCTGCCTATACTTCAATCATATCAGAATGGAACTTAGAGTGTGCTGCTTCCATTATCACTGGCTTGCCTgcatcttctttcttcttgggTTGCCTAGTGGGTGGACTTGTTCTTGCTACACTTGCTGATTCCTCACTTGGTCGCAAAAACATGCTCTTTCTCTCATGCCTAACTATGTCTCTATCTTCTTTGCTTACTGTCTTCTCCACCAACATTTGGGTTTACTCGGCTTTAAgattggtttgtgggtttttccGTGCAACAATTGGAACATCTGCACTTGTGTTAACAATTGAGCTTGTGGGAAAAAGGTGGCGAGGCCAAGTGGGTGTGATAGGATTCTTTTGTTTCACAATTGGGTTCTTATCACTACCAGCTATAGCTTATTTGAATAGAATTTCATCTTGGAGATCTCTTTATTTGTGGACTTCTATCCCAGGAATCTTGTATTCTTTGTTGGTTCACTTCTTTGTTTGTGAGTCACCCAGATGGCTACTTGTGCGTGGACGTAAAGAAGAAGCGGTGGCCACGTTGAAAAGCATTGCACCACCTAGCCATAGTTGGAGCTTTTCTGAGGTTTCGTTTGAGCAAGAAATGTCGAATAATGGGAATGTTTACTCAACTATAAAGATGTTGGTGCAGAAAAGATGGGCTTTCCGaaggttgttactggttatgGTGATAGGTTTTGGGGTTGGAATGGTGTACTATGGCATGCCATTAGGCGTAGGAAACTTGTCATTCAATCTCTACTTGAGTGTCACATTAAATGCCTTATCTGAGATACCATCTTCAATGTTCATTATCTTGTTTATAGGTAAGTTGAACAGAAAAATTTCTGTGCTTGCTTTCACTACCCTTAGTGGGATTTTCAGTATTATGTGTGCTTTAAAAGGTGAGGTGTGGACAAGATTGCAGATTGGACTTGAGTTAATATCCTTCTTCAGTGCTTGTACTGCTTTCGGTATATTACTCATATTCACAATAGAATTGTTCCCTACTTGTGTGAGGAACTCAGCTACTTCGTTGGTGAGACAAGCAATTGTGTTTGGTGGTGTGTTTAGTCCGATGCTAGTGGCTgcagagagaagagatggaATTTCATCCTATGTGGTATTTGGGTTGGTGATAGGGTGTTGTGGGCTATTTGCAGCATGTTTGCCAGAGACAAGAGGCAGAGCACTTTTTGATACAATGGATGaggaagaacacaaagaaaaatcagCTTGCAATGGTGTAGGTGATGTCTTGGCTTAA
- the LOC126720328 gene encoding organic cation/carnitine transporter 3-like isoform X1, producing MADSTPLLSQPNSVKSESSPPPLEKHHPSLDSTIERCIGDFGWAQFLQALLVSIAWIFDAQQTFISVFTDAHPAWHCTSNQLDCNSVSNICNLPKNSWAWDFPAYTSIISEWNLECAASIITGLPASSFFLGCLVGGLVLATLADSSLGRKNMLFLSCLTMSLSSLLTVFSTNIWVYSALRLVCGFFRATIGTSALVLTIELVGKRWRGQVGVIGFFCFTIGFLSLPAIAYLNRISSWRSLYLWTSIPGILYSLLVHFFVCESPRWLLVRGRKEEAVATLKSIAPPSHSWSFSEVSFEQEMSNNGNVYSTIKMLVQKRWAFRRLLLVMVIGFGVGMVYYGMPLGVGNLSFNLYLSVTLNALSEIPSSMFIILFIGKLNRKISVLAFTTLSGIFSIMCALKGEVWTRLQIGLELISFFSACTAFGILLIFTIELFPTCVRNSATSLVRQAIVFGGVFSPMLVAAERRDGISSYVVFGLVIGCCGLFAACLPETRGRALFDTMDEEEHKEKSACNGVGDVLA from the coding sequence ATGGCAGATTCAACACCACTTCTCTCCCAACCCAACTCTGTCAAGTCAGAAAGCAGCCCTCCACCTTTAGAGAAACACCATCCATCTCTTGATTCCACCATTGAAAGGTGTATAGGAGATTTTGGATGGGCCCAATTCCTCCAAGCACTACTTGTATCTATTGCATGGATATTTGATGCACAACAAACATTCATTAGTGTCTTCACTGATGCACACCCGGCATGGCACTGTACTTCTAATCAACTTGATTGTAACTCAGTCTCCAATATTTGCAATCTTCCGAAGAATTCATGGGCATGGGATTTTCCTGCCTATACTTCAATCATATCAGAATGGAACTTAGAGTGTGCTGCTTCCATTATCACTGGCTTGCCTgcatcttctttcttcttgggTTGCCTAGTGGGTGGACTTGTTCTTGCTACACTTGCTGATTCCTCACTTGGTCGCAAAAACATGCTCTTTCTCTCATGCCTAACTATGTCTCTATCTTCTTTGCTTACTGTCTTCTCCACCAACATTTGGGTTTACTCGGCTTTAAgattggtttgtgggtttttccGTGCAACAATTGGAACATCTGCACTTGTGTTAACAATTGAGCTTGTGGGAAAAAGGTGGCGAGGCCAAGTGGGTGTGATAGGATTCTTTTGTTTCACAATTGGGTTCTTATCACTACCAGCTATAGCTTATTTGAATAGAATTTCATCTTGGAGATCTCTTTATTTGTGGACTTCTATCCCAGGAATCTTGTATTCTTTGTTGGTTCACTTCTTTGTTTGTGAGTCACCCAGATGGCTACTTGTGCGTGGACGTAAAGAAGAAGCGGTGGCCACGTTGAAAAGCATTGCACCACCTAGCCATAGTTGGAGCTTTTCTGAGGTTTCGTTTGAGCAAGAAATGTCGAATAATGGGAATGTTTACTCAACTATAAAGATGTTGGTGCAGAAAAGATGGGCTTTCCGaaggttgttactggttatgGTGATAGGTTTTGGGGTTGGAATGGTGTACTATGGCATGCCATTAGGCGTAGGAAACTTGTCATTCAATCTCTACTTGAGTGTCACATTAAATGCCTTATCTGAGATACCATCTTCAATGTTCATTATCTTGTTTATAGGTAAGTTGAACAGAAAAATTTCTGTGCTTGCTTTCACTACCCTTAGTGGGATTTTCAGTATTATGTGTGCTTTAAAAGGTGAGGTGTGGACAAGATTGCAGATTGGACTTGAGTTAATATCCTTCTTCAGTGCTTGTACTGCTTTCGGTATATTACTCATATTCACAATAGAATTGTTCCCTACTTGTGTGAGGAACTCAGCTACTTCGTTGGTGAGACAAGCAATTGTGTTTGGTGGTGTGTTTAGTCCGATGCTAGTGGCTgcagagagaagagatggaATTTCATCCTATGTGGTATTTGGGTTGGTGATAGGGTGTTGTGGGCTATTTGCAGCATGTTTGCCAGAGACAAGAGGCAGAGCACTTTTTGATACAATGGATGaggaagaacacaaagaaaaatcagCTTGCAATGGTGTAGGTGATGTCTTGGCTTAA